A region from the Melopsittacus undulatus isolate bMelUnd1 chromosome 13, bMelUnd1.mat.Z, whole genome shotgun sequence genome encodes:
- the LYRM9 gene encoding LYR motif-containing protein 9, producing MPPLPNAELVQNSRQLYRYLLRCCKQLPEESIRQHYRHAVRQSFKVHADEDDPERIQQIIKRAIEDADWVMNKYKKQK from the exons ATGCCCCCGCTGCCAAACGCTGAACTAGTTCAAAACTCTCGGCAGCTGTATCGCTACCTGCTCCGATGCTGTAAGCAGCTTCCTGAAGAGAGCATCCGGCAGCACTACAGACATGCAGTCAGGCAG AGCTTCAAGGTTCATGCTGATGAAGATGATCCTGAGCGAATCCAGCAGATTATTAAGAGAGCCATTGAAGATGCTGACTGGGTCATGAATAAA taTAAAAAACAGAAGTAG